A single Glycine soja cultivar W05 chromosome 14, ASM419377v2, whole genome shotgun sequence DNA region contains:
- the LOC114383787 gene encoding uncharacterized protein LOC114383787, with protein MLIALMPLILLRHKLANTGVRGRASFLLIVYERSGEYRLKNKDLVRTCTGSRKCGCPFKLRVKPVLGGEGWMMKLIYGTHNHETAKSFVGHPYAGRLIKDEKIGVANKTKSMVKQRNILLTLKKHNVNSYTTIKQIYNAKNAYCSSIRGSNSEKQQLVMLLDQDQYIHWHRLKDENVVRDLYKLSLLDIIGVTPTRMTFSAIFAYMEGERLNNVVWALQRFRGLFMKVDALLGVIVTDGDLALINAVKTVFLDATNLLCRFHIDKKVQAKCKTLVGQKMHGIM; from the exons ATGTTGATTGCTCTGATGCctttaatacttctcag ACACAAATTGGCAAATACTGGTGTTAGAGGAAGAGCCTCATTTCTGTTAATAGTTTACGAAAGGAGTGGTGAGTATAGGCTTAAGAATAAGGATTTAGTTAGAACATGCACTGGCAGTAGAAAATGTGGATGCCCGTTTAAGTTGCGTGTGAAGCCAGTTTTGGGAGGAGAAGGATGGATGATGAAGTTAATTTATGGGACTCACAATCATGAAACGGCAAAGTCATTTGTTGGTCATCCATATGCGGGTCGACTAATTAAAGATGAGAAGATTGGTGTTGCTAATAAGACGAAGTCCATGGTGAAGCAAAGAAATATTCTTTTGACGTTGAAGAAGCACAATGTCAACAgttatacaacaatcaaacaaatttacaatgccaAAAATGCTTActgttcttccataagagggaGTAACTCCGAAAAGCAACAGCTCGTGATGTTGCTTGACCAAGATCAATATATTCACTGGCATAGGTTGAAGGATGAAAATGTTGTACGTGACTT gtacaaaCTGTCATTGCTTGATATTATTGGAGTTACACCAACAAGAATGACATTCTCTGCTATTTTTGCTTACATGGAGGGAGAACGtcttaataatgttgtttgggctcTACAGCGGTTTCGGGGTCTTTTCATGAAAGTTGATGCACTCCTTGGGGTTATTGTTACCGACGGAGATTTGGCTTTGAtaaatgcagtgaaaactgtattcCTAGATGCTACGAACTTGTTGTGTCGGTTTCACATTGACAAGAAAGTGCAGGCAAAGTGCAAAACCCTGGTGGGTCAAAAAATGCATGGGATTATGTGA